In Pirellulales bacterium, the sequence TGTTGAACGTCTTTTCCAGGCGGAACACGATGTCGAGAAAGTCGATCGACTCGGCCCCCAGGTCGCCCACCAGCGTGGCTTCGGGCGTGACTTCGTCTTCGTCGACGCCCAGCGCCTCGACCAGACACGACTTGATTTTGTCGAAAATCTCTTCCTTCGACGGCATGTTAATACTCCTTGCAGAGCAGTGGTTTGCGAATCATAACCCCTTCACTCAGGCGCGGTCGAGCAATGCGAACAATTCACGCAGTTTGTGCCGCACCACCTGGTCGGTCAATGCCCTGCCGGCGTCCGTATCGGCCAGGTTATAGGTCGCCAGCGTCAGCCGGGCAGACACCGCCTGCTCGCCCTCGACCTCGCCGTGGGCCTTGAACCTGGCTTCCTCCTCGGTCTGCCCGATCAACTCCGCCACGACGGTAAGTGTTTGTCCCGGTTCGACGAACTTGTTGTATTTGACGTTCCGTGCTTCCTTCAGCACGAC encodes:
- a CDS encoding 3-hydroxyacyl-ACP dehydratase FabZ family protein; protein product: MRFTLIDRIVELQSGKKITAVKNLSMAEEYLADHFPGFPVLPGVLMLEAMTQAAAWLVRASEDFKHSVVVLKEARNVKYNKFVEPGQTLTVVAELIGQTEEEARFKAHGEVEGEQAVSARLTLATYNLADTDAGRALTDQVVRHKLRELFALLDRA